The Flavobacterium marginilacus genome window below encodes:
- a CDS encoding PorP/SprF family type IX secretion system membrane protein has translation MKTKLFSIVMVFTAIAGFAQQDAQYTQYMYNTINVNPAYAGSRGALSFFALHRTQWVGLDGAPVTNTISVNTPFNNTKLGAGFSIVNDEIGPSTSNSISADISYTIPLSESFNLSFGIKATANLFSIDINKLNPGDQTDPSFQNFKNDFSPNIGAGIYLHSDKAYIGFSMPSLLETNAYNDNEVAVYKEKINYYLIGGYVFDLSPTAKFKPAFMTKLVEGSPLQVDVSANFMFIDKLTLGMSYRWSAAVSAMAGFQISDAFYMGYSYDFETTALDNYNSGSHEIYLRYEIFQKNSKMVTPRFF, from the coding sequence ATGAAAACAAAACTATTCTCAATCGTTATGGTGTTTACAGCCATTGCAGGTTTTGCGCAGCAAGATGCTCAATACACTCAATATATGTATAACACAATAAATGTAAATCCAGCATATGCAGGCTCTAGAGGAGCATTAAGCTTTTTTGCGCTGCATCGTACACAATGGGTTGGTCTTGATGGTGCACCGGTTACAAATACAATATCTGTAAATACTCCTTTCAATAATACTAAACTAGGAGCAGGATTTTCAATTGTAAATGATGAAATAGGCCCTTCAACTTCCAATTCAATTTCAGCAGACATTTCATATACTATTCCTTTGTCTGAATCGTTTAATCTTTCATTTGGAATTAAAGCAACCGCAAATCTTTTCAGCATAGATATAAATAAACTGAATCCCGGCGATCAGACAGATCCTTCTTTTCAAAACTTTAAAAATGATTTTTCACCTAACATTGGTGCTGGTATTTATCTTCATTCAGACAAAGCTTACATTGGATTTTCGATGCCAAGTCTACTTGAAACAAATGCTTATAATGATAATGAAGTAGCTGTTTATAAAGAAAAAATAAATTACTACTTAATCGGAGGATATGTTTTTGATCTGTCTCCTACAGCTAAATTCAAACCTGCTTTTATGACCAAACTGGTTGAAGGCTCTCCCCTGCAGGTCGATGTTTCTGCCAATTTTATGTTCATTGATAAATTAACACTAGGAATGTCCTACAGATGGAGTGCTGCGGTGAGCGCAATGGCTGGCTTTCAGATTTCAGATGCTTTCTACATGGGTTATTCCTATGATTTTGAGACTACCGCACTGGATAATTATAACTCTGGATCTCATGAGATATACCTGCGTTATGAAATATTCCAAAAAAACAGCAAAATGGTAACTCCTAGATTCTTCTAA
- a CDS encoding tetratricopeptide repeat protein translates to MKWIRYKNIKTDIMKSQMLLYMVVVSLSSFNYWPVQSQIVLNEKKAKLSKTAFSAAGIKANATVRKIKCYHVVETVSLKFGGYKSEYDVTSPDMINTYDLGPNGTRVITVIYENEEQIQYDEPVLKADTSMNMKKSASFTISDAPKKESSVAYINIIKTYERVSDKGYESVEMLKKLGNAYFFDDEFVKAEKCYSKLFSITDNLEPDFYYRYSIVLKATGNIQKSEEFLKKFNQLSSITSRQ, encoded by the coding sequence ATGAAATGGATTAGATATAAAAATATAAAAACAGATATCATGAAAAGTCAGATGCTCCTTTATATGGTGGTTGTAAGTTTATCATCATTTAATTACTGGCCGGTGCAAAGCCAGATAGTATTAAATGAGAAAAAAGCAAAGCTGTCAAAAACAGCCTTTTCAGCAGCAGGCATTAAGGCTAATGCCACTGTAAGAAAGATAAAGTGTTATCACGTGGTAGAAACCGTTTCTTTGAAATTTGGCGGTTATAAAAGTGAATATGATGTAACCAGTCCAGATATGATAAATACGTATGATTTAGGTCCTAACGGCACAAGAGTCATAACTGTTATTTATGAAAATGAAGAACAGATCCAGTATGATGAGCCGGTGCTCAAAGCCGACACGTCAATGAATATGAAAAAATCAGCCTCATTTACAATATCAGATGCTCCAAAAAAGGAAAGTTCCGTTGCTTATATCAATATAATAAAAACCTACGAAAGAGTATCTGATAAAGGATATGAATCTGTAGAAATGCTGAAAAAACTAGGCAATGCATATTTCTTTGATGACGAATTTGTAAAAGCTGAAAAATGCTACAGCAAATTATTCAGCATCACTGATAATTTGGAACCAGACTTTTATTACCGCTATTCTATTGTTTTAAAAGCAACAGGAAACATTCAAAAGTCCGAAGAATTTTTAAAAAAATTCAATCAGTTATCTAGTATTACGTCAAGACAGTAA
- a CDS encoding OmpA family protein, whose translation MKNIAILYLTILNLFAVSIYAQKGKIASADKKYDSYAYIDAIKTYERVAKKGYESPDMYQKIGNAYFFNSELDKAAVWYEKLFALKTDADPEYYYRYAFCLKSIGQEDKAKEMMAVYNQKTGNQGKGEYYSKEVNYMDKIKANSGRYKMKDAGINTKYSDYGSSFYNDSKLVFTSSRDTGSLGQRKHTWTDQYFTNLYQSNLSNDSLIPQKAEKFSKGVRSKFHEASAVFTKDGKTMYFTRNNYLDGKKGKDESKITLVKIYKASFEKNDWTNVAEMPFDSNNYSTAHPSLSPDEKTLYFVSDMPGGFGESDIYKVSINDDGTYGKPVNLGNVINTPGKETFPFVSDENEIYFASDTHPGLGGLDIFVATINPDGTYDEVMNVGSDANSPQDDFAYLINTKSRIGFLSSNRPGGKGYDDIYQFLETKRLKRKCKPELNGTISESANSQMIPNAKITLYNDLHKAVSTTESDQNGQYSFDVENTGTYSVRAEKEDFATTEKTVSIKEDDCKAHLDLAFEKALCKVAVGDDLGKCFGIKWIYFDLDKSDIRSEATLDLAKILDVMGQYPNMMIDIRSHTDSRASSKYNQGLSERRAKSTREWLIKNGISPSRLSSRGYGESQLVNHCTDGVKCTEEEHQQNRRSEFIITAL comes from the coding sequence ATGAAAAACATTGCAATACTTTACCTGACTATACTCAATCTTTTTGCAGTATCTATATATGCTCAAAAAGGAAAAATAGCGAGTGCAGATAAAAAATACGACAGCTATGCTTATATCGATGCCATAAAAACGTATGAAAGAGTTGCTAAAAAAGGGTATGAATCTCCAGATATGTACCAAAAAATAGGCAATGCTTATTTTTTTAATTCCGAACTGGACAAAGCTGCCGTATGGTACGAAAAATTATTTGCCTTAAAAACAGATGCTGATCCAGAATATTATTACCGATATGCTTTCTGCCTAAAATCTATTGGACAGGAGGATAAGGCAAAAGAAATGATGGCAGTTTACAATCAAAAAACCGGAAACCAAGGCAAAGGGGAATATTACAGCAAGGAAGTAAATTACATGGACAAGATAAAAGCAAATTCCGGCAGATACAAAATGAAAGATGCCGGAATCAATACTAAATATTCTGATTATGGAAGCTCCTTTTACAATGACAGTAAATTAGTCTTTACTTCATCACGGGATACTGGAAGCTTAGGTCAAAGAAAACATACGTGGACTGATCAGTATTTTACAAATTTATATCAGTCAAACTTATCCAATGATTCATTGATACCTCAAAAAGCAGAAAAGTTTTCCAAAGGAGTACGGTCAAAATTTCATGAAGCCAGTGCCGTTTTTACCAAAGACGGCAAAACAATGTATTTTACCCGAAATAATTATTTGGATGGAAAAAAAGGAAAAGATGAAAGCAAAATTACTTTAGTTAAAATATATAAAGCAAGTTTTGAAAAAAATGACTGGACAAATGTAGCAGAAATGCCTTTTGACAGCAATAATTACAGTACGGCTCATCCTTCACTAAGTCCTGATGAAAAAACATTGTATTTTGTTTCGGATATGCCTGGAGGATTTGGTGAATCCGATATTTATAAAGTAAGCATAAACGATGACGGAACTTATGGAAAACCAGTAAATCTGGGAAATGTAATCAATACTCCCGGCAAAGAAACTTTTCCTTTTGTATCGGATGAAAATGAAATTTATTTTGCTTCAGACACACATCCCGGGCTCGGCGGTCTAGATATATTTGTAGCAACAATAAACCCGGATGGCACATACGATGAGGTAATGAATGTCGGTTCCGATGCAAACTCTCCTCAAGATGATTTTGCCTATCTGATAAATACAAAAAGCCGTATTGGATTTTTATCATCAAACAGACCGGGCGGAAAAGGCTATGATGATATTTACCAGTTTTTGGAAACCAAAAGACTTAAAAGAAAATGTAAACCAGAATTAAATGGAACCATTAGTGAATCTGCTAATTCTCAAATGATTCCTAATGCAAAAATCACTCTTTATAATGACCTGCACAAAGCTGTAAGCACAACAGAATCCGATCAGAACGGACAATATTCATTTGATGTGGAAAACACCGGTACTTATAGCGTAAGAGCCGAAAAAGAAGATTTTGCCACTACCGAAAAAACCGTTTCTATAAAAGAAGATGACTGTAAAGCCCATCTGGATCTGGCCTTTGAAAAAGCGTTATGCAAAGTCGCAGTTGGCGATGATTTAGGCAAATGTTTTGGAATCAAATGGATTTACTTTGATTTGGATAAATCAGATATCAGATCTGAAGCCACATTGGATTTAGCTAAAATATTAGATGTAATGGGGCAGTATCCAAACATGATGATAGATATCCGTTCCCATACCGACAGCCGGGCATCTTCTAAATACAATCAAGGACTTTCTGAGAGAAGAGCTAAATCAACCAGAGAATGGTTAATTAAAAACGGAATCAGTCCAAGCAGATTAAGCTCTAGAGGATATGGAGAATCTCAATTAGTTAATCACTGTACTGACGGCGTAAAATGTACAGAAGAAGAACACCAGCAAAACAGACGCAGTGAATTCATAATAACAGCCCTCTAA
- a CDS encoding CAP domain-containing protein, whose protein sequence is MLTDIMKLKYLRFSFFAVVLCFLVSCAAEELPEESASDAPAVVLTYDYSSIELETMNLINDYRVSKGLKALEKINHVSYKSEEHDEYMIANNVVNHDDFDARSNNIMKLLGAKKVSENIAYNYNSAKGAFDAWLKSESHKENIEGDFTHFGISIRENPVNGKKYYTNIFVKI, encoded by the coding sequence ATGCTAACCGATATTATGAAATTGAAGTATTTACGTTTTTCTTTTTTTGCTGTAGTTTTGTGTTTTTTGGTTTCCTGTGCTGCTGAAGAGCTTCCTGAGGAAAGTGCTTCTGATGCCCCTGCTGTTGTTTTGACTTATGATTACTCTTCTATAGAATTAGAGACGATGAATTTGATAAATGATTATAGAGTAAGCAAAGGTTTGAAAGCTTTAGAAAAAATTAATCATGTTTCATATAAATCAGAAGAGCATGATGAATATATGATTGCGAACAATGTTGTAAATCATGATGATTTTGATGCCCGTTCAAATAATATTATGAAACTTTTAGGAGCTAAAAAAGTAAGTGAAAATATAGCATATAATTATAACAGCGCAAAAGGTGCTTTTGATGCTTGGTTAAAAAGCGAAAGCCATAAAGAAAATATTGAAGGTGATTTTACTCATTTTGGCATTTCGATAAGAGAAAATCCTGTTAATGGTAAAAAGTATTACACTAATATATTTGTAAAAATCTAG
- the pdxH gene encoding pyridoxamine 5'-phosphate oxidase, whose translation MSDLSNYRKSYGKSELLESSIPEDPINLFNRWFHEVEDFEGSGEVNAMTVSTIGLDGFPKSRVVLLKKFNEEGFTFYTNYNSEKGRAIANNPNVCLSFFWEGMERQVIIKGIAQKTSENNSDGYFESRPEGSKLGAIVSNQSEVIPSRTYLEENLKQLEKDFEGKEILRPKHWGGFLVTPFEVEFWQGRPNRLHDRIRYKLVEDYSWKISRLAP comes from the coding sequence ATGAGCGATTTAAGTAATTATAGAAAATCTTACGGGAAAAGCGAATTATTAGAATCTTCAATTCCAGAAGATCCGATAAATCTTTTTAACAGATGGTTTCATGAGGTCGAAGATTTTGAAGGAAGCGGTGAAGTTAATGCAATGACTGTTTCCACTATTGGATTGGATGGATTTCCTAAATCACGTGTCGTTTTATTGAAAAAATTCAACGAAGAAGGATTTACTTTTTACACTAATTATAATTCTGAAAAGGGCAGGGCTATAGCTAATAATCCAAATGTATGTCTTTCTTTTTTTTGGGAAGGTATGGAACGTCAGGTAATTATTAAAGGAATCGCTCAAAAAACTTCCGAAAATAACTCGGATGGTTATTTTGAATCTCGGCCAGAAGGCAGTAAGCTGGGAGCTATAGTTTCAAATCAAAGTGAAGTAATTCCTTCCAGAACCTATCTTGAAGAAAATTTAAAGCAATTAGAAAAAGATTTTGAAGGAAAAGAAATCCTGCGTCCTAAACATTGGGGTGGATTTTTAGTCACACCATTTGAGGTTGAATTTTGGCAGGGAAGGCCAAATCGTCTGCATGACCGTATTCGATATAAATTGGTGGAAGATTATTCTTGGAAAATTTCCCGCTTAGCTCCATAA
- a CDS encoding ribonuclease Z, which yields MKLTILGCYAATPRTLTNPTSQVLEIKSRLFLIDCGEGTQVQLRKNKLKFSKINHVFISHLHGDHFFGLVGLISTFALLGRTNDLHIYGPKGVKEIIDLQLRLSNSWTNYQLFFHELESKESEIIFEDEKVIIKTIPLKHRVYTNGFLFQEKIGERKLDLHAVQDFEIDTCYYQNIKNGKDITLDDGRVIANSKLTFDPDPALSYAFCSDTKYNEDIIPIIENVSVLYHESTFLDSEESLASKTMHSTAKEAARIALKANAGQLILGHYSTRYDSIELFKDEAETIFKEVLLAEDGKSFEF from the coding sequence TTGAAACTCACTATTCTTGGCTGTTATGCCGCTACACCGCGTACTTTGACCAATCCTACTTCCCAGGTTTTGGAAATCAAAAGCAGACTTTTTTTAATTGACTGCGGTGAAGGAACTCAGGTACAGCTGCGTAAAAACAAATTAAAGTTTTCAAAAATTAATCATGTGTTTATTTCTCATCTGCACGGGGATCATTTTTTTGGTCTGGTTGGTTTGATATCAACTTTTGCACTTTTGGGAAGAACAAATGATCTGCATATTTACGGACCAAAAGGAGTAAAAGAAATCATTGATTTACAATTAAGATTGTCTAATTCATGGACTAATTATCAGTTGTTTTTTCATGAACTGGAATCGAAGGAAAGTGAAATTATTTTTGAAGATGAAAAAGTAATTATCAAAACAATTCCGTTAAAACATCGCGTTTATACTAATGGATTTTTATTTCAGGAAAAAATAGGGGAGCGCAAACTTGATCTTCATGCCGTTCAGGATTTTGAAATTGACACCTGTTATTACCAGAATATAAAAAATGGAAAAGACATCACTCTTGATGACGGACGGGTTATTGCCAACAGCAAATTAACTTTTGATCCAGATCCCGCTTTGAGTTATGCTTTTTGTTCGGATACCAAATACAATGAAGACATAATTCCAATAATTGAAAATGTTTCTGTGCTGTATCATGAATCTACATTTTTAGATTCAGAAGAAAGTCTGGCTTCCAAAACAATGCATTCGACAGCAAAAGAAGCCGCCAGAATTGCTTTGAAAGCCAATGCAGGGCAATTGATTTTAGGACATTATTCTACCCGATATGACAGCATTGAGCTATTTAAAGATGAAGCAGAAACTATTTTTAAAGAAGTTTTATTAGCCGAAGACGGCAAAAGTTTTGAATTTTAA
- a CDS encoding ribonuclease Z, whose amino-acid sequence MKVTEKGHTIIIKDTEGNIAEFLEKVDSQYNSFKDSNLILDISNDKSVDVKSIKIFSDLIKKHKKGKKSLVFVITDIDYNKVPASITVVPTQLEAHDLIQMDEIERDLGF is encoded by the coding sequence ATGAAAGTTACCGAAAAAGGACATACAATTATAATTAAAGATACGGAAGGAAATATTGCTGAATTTCTGGAGAAAGTGGACAGCCAATACAACAGTTTCAAAGACTCTAATCTCATTTTAGATATTTCGAATGACAAATCGGTGGATGTGAAATCAATCAAAATTTTTTCTGATTTGATTAAGAAACATAAAAAAGGAAAAAAATCTCTGGTTTTTGTAATTACCGATATCGATTACAACAAAGTTCCAGCTTCTATTACAGTTGTGCCAACCCAATTGGAAGCTCACGATTTAATTCAAATGGATGAAATTGAAAGGGACTTAGGTTTCTGA
- a CDS encoding aspartate carbamoyltransferase catalytic subunit gives MSELSVNHLLGIKYINENDINLIFETADHFKEVINRPIKKVPSLRDITIANIFFENSTRTKLSFELAQKRLSADVISFSAAQSSVKKGETLIDTVNNILSMKVDMVVMRHSNPGAAYFLSKNVKASIVNAGDGAHEHPTQALLDSYSIREKLGDVAGKKVVIVGDILHSRVALSNIYALQKQGAEVKVCGPKTLIPRYIESLGVTVEPNLHKALEWCDVANMLRVQNERMDVNFFPSTREYAQQYGVDKALLDSLSKEIVIMHPGPINRGVEITSDVADSQQSVILNQVENGVAIRMAVIYLLASKIQ, from the coding sequence ATGAGCGAATTAAGTGTAAATCATTTATTGGGGATAAAATACATAAACGAAAATGATATTAATCTGATTTTTGAGACTGCCGACCATTTTAAAGAAGTTATCAATAGACCAATAAAGAAAGTGCCTTCGCTGCGGGATATTACTATTGCTAATATTTTCTTTGAAAACAGCACACGGACAAAATTATCTTTCGAATTAGCTCAAAAACGGTTATCTGCTGATGTTATCAGTTTTTCGGCTGCTCAGTCATCGGTTAAAAAAGGAGAGACTCTAATTGATACAGTTAATAATATACTTTCAATGAAAGTGGATATGGTAGTAATGCGGCATTCAAATCCAGGAGCCGCTTATTTTTTATCCAAAAATGTAAAAGCAAGTATTGTAAATGCGGGTGACGGTGCACACGAACACCCTACACAAGCCTTGTTAGACAGTTATTCTATCAGAGAAAAATTAGGTGATGTTGCCGGCAAAAAAGTGGTTATCGTTGGCGATATTCTGCACTCCAGAGTAGCACTTTCCAATATATATGCTCTGCAGAAGCAGGGTGCCGAAGTCAAAGTCTGCGGTCCAAAAACGCTTATTCCAAGGTATATCGAATCACTTGGAGTAACAGTTGAGCCAAATTTACATAAAGCACTTGAATGGTGCGATGTAGCAAACATGCTTAGGGTGCAGAATGAACGTATGGATGTTAATTTTTTTCCTTCGACGAGGGAGTATGCACAGCAGTATGGGGTGGATAAAGCATTATTGGATTCCCTTAGTAAAGAAATTGTAATCATGCATCCGGGGCCTATAAACCGCGGGGTTGAAATTACAAGTGATGTAGCCGATTCCCAGCAATCCGTAATTTTGAATCAGGTAGAAAACGGTGTGGCTATCAGAATGGCAGTTATTTATCTTTTAGCATCAAAAATTCAATAG
- the pyrR gene encoding bifunctional pyr operon transcriptional regulator/uracil phosphoribosyltransferase PyrR yields MNQKVLLNSKEVNIILNRLACQLIEKHLDFSNTVLIGIQPRGTFLAKRLKELLEKEYHLSNIALGYLDITFFRDDFRKTNKPLEANKTQIDFLVEDKKVIFIDDVLYTGRSIRAALTAIQSFGRPAGIELLTLIDRRFSRDLPIQPDYRGRQVDAINGEKVKVCWVEQDKEDGVYLVTN; encoded by the coding sequence ATGAATCAAAAAGTGTTACTCAATTCAAAAGAAGTCAATATTATTTTGAATCGTTTGGCTTGCCAGTTAATTGAAAAACATCTTGATTTTTCCAATACTGTTTTGATAGGAATCCAGCCCAGAGGGACATTTTTGGCTAAGAGGTTAAAAGAATTATTGGAAAAGGAGTATCATTTGTCTAATATTGCTTTGGGATATTTGGATATTACTTTTTTTAGAGATGATTTCCGAAAAACCAATAAGCCTTTGGAAGCCAATAAAACTCAGATTGATTTTTTGGTTGAGGACAAAAAAGTAATCTTCATTGATGATGTATTGTACACAGGGCGCAGCATTCGTGCAGCTTTGACCGCCATTCAGTCTTTTGGAAGACCAGCCGGAATTGAGCTGTTAACATTAATTGACCGCCGTTTCAGCAGGGATCTGCCTATTCAGCCGGATTATCGCGGGCGTCAGGTGGATGCAATTAACGGCGAAAAGGTAAAAGTCTGCTGGGTAGAACAGGATAAGGAAGATGGTGTTTATCTGGTTACTAATTAA
- a CDS encoding DUF418 domain-containing protein — MSDSTLNFKAPRIEVVDVLRGFAIMSIMLLHNIEHFDYYNFPEALPEWMKVLDKIIWETLFFLFGGKSYAIFALLFGFSFYIQNDNQEKQGKDFRGRFLWRLLLLLGFGFINTIFYEGDILMIYAVMGIVLIPVCRWNDKAVFIAAAVLMLQPLEWMRYFYLLVHPEYAPGSSWSDGLYDNMGNYMKSSSFLDYAIGNVTIGRFASIFWSWENGRFFQAPALFLFGLLMGRKKLFIASAESNLFWKKAMQYAFLLFVPLFTLKNFSSQIIERKEVRKSLYIIISSWSNVAFMIFMVSIIVLLYQKESVRNLLAKLIPFGKMSMTNYIMQSVAGSFIYYRYGLGMVEYTGATYSLLIGITLFILQLSFCTWWLKTHRQGPLEYLWHKATWI; from the coding sequence ATGTCAGACAGTACTTTGAATTTTAAAGCTCCACGGATTGAAGTTGTGGACGTATTGAGAGGTTTTGCAATTATGTCCATAATGTTGTTGCATAATATCGAGCATTTTGATTACTATAATTTTCCGGAAGCTTTGCCTGAGTGGATGAAGGTTTTGGATAAAATAATCTGGGAAACCTTATTTTTTCTTTTTGGCGGAAAATCGTATGCAATTTTTGCTTTGCTTTTCGGTTTTAGCTTTTATATTCAAAATGACAACCAAGAAAAACAAGGAAAAGATTTCAGAGGCAGATTCCTATGGCGTTTACTGCTTTTGTTAGGATTCGGATTCATAAATACTATTTTTTATGAAGGCGATATTCTGATGATTTATGCGGTAATGGGAATTGTCCTGATTCCTGTCTGCAGATGGAACGATAAGGCAGTTTTTATTGCAGCTGCTGTTCTGATGTTACAGCCTTTGGAGTGGATGCGGTATTTTTATCTGTTGGTGCATCCGGAATATGCTCCGGGTTCAAGCTGGTCTGATGGTCTTTATGACAATATGGGCAATTATATGAAAAGCAGTTCATTTTTGGATTATGCAATTGGAAATGTTACTATTGGGAGATTTGCATCTATCTTTTGGTCTTGGGAAAATGGGCGCTTTTTTCAAGCTCCTGCTTTATTTTTGTTTGGACTGTTAATGGGGCGCAAAAAGCTTTTTATTGCATCAGCTGAGAGTAATTTATTTTGGAAAAAAGCTATGCAGTATGCTTTTCTGCTGTTTGTTCCTTTGTTTACCCTGAAAAATTTTTCATCACAGATTATTGAGCGAAAAGAAGTTCGAAAAAGCCTTTACATCATTATTTCTTCTTGGTCAAATGTCGCTTTTATGATCTTTATGGTCTCAATTATAGTGCTGCTGTATCAAAAAGAGTCAGTTCGTAATCTGCTTGCCAAATTGATTCCTTTTGGAAAAATGAGTATGACCAATTATATCATGCAGTCTGTTGCCGGTTCTTTTATTTATTATCGTTATGGCTTGGGAATGGTTGAATATACTGGGGCGACATACAGTTTGCTGATTGGAATCACATTGTTTATTTTACAGCTGTCATTCTGTACCTGGTGGCTAAAAACGCATAGGCAGGGACCATTGGAATATCTTTGGCATAAAGCAACTTGGATTTAG
- a CDS encoding helix-turn-helix domain-containing protein, whose protein sequence is MALAKFILVKESEQELKSLMRKQPVHLKNRIQMLLVLKKSEILLSKEALSKALKINHNTAQKWRTAYSKNGIEGLLRDGRIGFKPSLISADLHQAIEKRLHSPKDAFTSYTDLIQWITDNYMSEGINYQTLNSYVKRHFGAKIKVARKSHVNKNQDASDSFKKTSL, encoded by the coding sequence ATGGCATTAGCAAAATTTATACTAGTAAAAGAAAGCGAGCAGGAACTCAAGTCATTAATGAGAAAACAACCTGTCCATTTAAAAAACCGAATACAGATGTTACTGGTTTTAAAAAAGAGTGAGATATTATTAAGCAAAGAAGCTCTCTCTAAAGCGTTAAAAATTAACCATAACACTGCTCAAAAATGGAGAACTGCTTATTCCAAAAACGGAATTGAAGGTTTGTTGCGTGATGGTAGAATTGGTTTTAAACCTTCACTAATCAGTGCTGATTTGCATCAGGCAATAGAAAAACGACTGCATTCGCCTAAAGATGCTTTTACCTCATATACTGATTTAATTCAATGGATAACTGATAATTATATGTCGGAAGGTATTAATTATCAGACCCTAAATAGTTATGTAAAAAGACACTTTGGAGCTAAAATAAAAGTGGCTCGAAAAAGTCATGTCAATAAAAATCAAGACGCTTCGGATAGTTTTAAAAAAACTTCCCTTTAA
- a CDS encoding IS630 family transposase, with amino-acid sequence MLETVLKNASFNFSSFNLYVQDESRFGLFTRNGKSLTAKGVKPICTYQNVFKSTYIFGAFSPYNGDSLVMELPYCNGDNFQIFLNELSKKNPQEFKVVVLDNGAFHKGKSLAIPDNIALLFLPPYSPELNPAELVWLNMKRKTTNLIFKTIEELKIEIDKIVETLITRDFNY; translated from the coding sequence ATTCTTGAAACAGTTTTAAAAAATGCTTCATTTAATTTTTCATCTTTTAATCTTTATGTCCAAGATGAAAGCCGGTTCGGCTTATTCACTAGAAACGGAAAATCGCTAACAGCAAAAGGAGTTAAGCCAATTTGTACTTATCAAAACGTATTTAAATCAACTTATATTTTTGGAGCTTTTTCGCCCTATAATGGCGATAGCTTAGTGATGGAATTGCCTTATTGTAATGGTGATAATTTTCAGATATTTTTAAATGAATTGTCAAAAAAGAATCCCCAAGAATTTAAAGTCGTTGTTTTAGACAATGGGGCTTTTCATAAAGGTAAATCTTTGGCAATACCCGATAATATAGCATTGCTTTTTCTTCCCCCTTATTCTCCAGAACTAAATCCTGCTGAATTAGTTTGGCTAAACATGAAAAGAAAAACAACAAATCTAATCTTTAAAACAATCGAAGAACTCAAAATAGAGATAGACAAAATTGTAGAGACTTTAATTACTAGAGACTTTAATTACTAG